The sequence AATCCCACCGAAGCCTGTTAAGAAGCTGTCCGAGGAGGAGCAGCGGAGGAGGAAGAGCTTTTCAGAGGACTCGTGCGAGCCACGCAAAATCCTCGACAGAAACCGTACGCACTCATTCATCCTGGACCTGGAGCTGGGAACCGAGGAGGCGCTCAGACAGAGAGGTGGTGGGAAGAACGAGCGACACGCTCGCCGAGAGAAAGAACGAAAAGAGAACGAGAAAGAGCGTGGCGCGTCGGACGAGAGAGCCAGATACAAACAGAAACCAGAAAGTAAGAAAGGAGGCGATTCTGCGGCAGAGGAGAAGGAGGGAGTCGTATCGAAAGGTCCAGTTGATGACAAAGTGGAGAAAAAAGGGTCGAAGGTCAAAGGGGACAAGAAGGGCTCAGTGCCAACAAGGGAGGGAAGGCTGATTGTGACCGAAGGATCAGCCCCAGAGGAGGGAACAGCCAAggatttgaaaaaagaaaagattccCTCAGAGACaacgaaagaaaaaataaaaggagtGAAATTGGGCATCAAGGCTGACTCCAAACAGCAGCATCGTCCGGATCCCACTGTTCCCACAGAGGAGAGGTCCGAGGGTGAGGCTGCGATTGATTTCAACAGGAAGAAAGACAAGCAAGCTAAAGATATTTTGAAAAGGTCAAAAAGCCACCCAGAGGTTAAATCTCTTGACAAGGTCAACGCCAGGCAAGATGGCAAAGATGTAGGTGCTGGTAGAAAAGACAAGAGCTGTACCTCCGAGGCTCCCAAACATAGCTCAGACACAAAGACCAAGAATTCAGAGGCGGGTCCAAAGGTGAAATCCGTGTCAGAAAAAACAAGATCCAAGTCCAGAGACGACTTGAAACCTCAGAGTCCGTTATTGGCCAAGACAGACAAGAAAAGCCAAGGTCAGGAAGCCAGGGATAAAGCAGGAACGGCTCCTTGCAAGACCGAGTTCTCcaaggagaagaaaaaggaggGAGCCATGAAAGAGTACAGAAGAGTCTCAGAAGACCGTGTCGAGAAACTGAAGGATGCAAAGAGCACAAAGAAAACAAGTGAGAAAAAGGCAAAAGAGAACATTGAGAACGAAAAAAGAGTCTCAGAAGCAGATGACCTTTCATCCAGTTCCTCTGCTCCGTCAGCAGTTGCCGAAGAGGTGCAGAACGGAGATGAAATTGCTTCTCAGCCTACAGGCAGTCAAGCGCAACAAGTTTCAGAGTCCCTCACAACATCCGACCTTACAACTCAACAAGACTCGGATTCTCTTGGTGAATCAGATCTCAGAACCTCACAGGTCTTGGAGTCCTTTACAGAAAGTCCTGTCTCAACAGCGCAGGGCATGGATTCTGCTGTAGAGTCTAATTCCACAGACCAGTACAACTCGGAGTCTCTTAGAAGGTCTGACCTTACTTCAGACTCGCAAGCTATGGATACTGTGTCTGATCCTGCAGCCTTACAATCCACAGACGTGGAGATTAATCTTCCAGCCCCACAAACCATGGAGACGGAACCCGAACCTTCAAAATCACAAGCCGTAGATACAGAGTCTGATCTTGCATCTCCACACGCGAGTGCTGCAAAATCTGATCTCGCATCACCACCTGTCTGCGAGGTTCCAAAGAAATCTCCTGAAGAATTACAAGGTGAACCTACAGAGTCTGGTTTTGCCACTACACCTTTACTACAATCTTCAGTTTCTGCTTTTACAGTCCATCATACTGAAACATCAGACGTAAAATCAAAGGCTGATCTTGCAACCCCTCAGTCCTCGGACTCAACCCCAGCATCCCTTCTCAAGGTCCCAGAGTCCTCGGACTCCATCCccgagtctgatctcactgttgCCCGGCAAGTTTTTCAGGGTCCAGATGCGCTTCCTAATCCGGTCCCTGCTGATGCTAACAGCACTTCCGTCCCAGACGACATGTACGACGCCCTGAGTGACATCACACCAGATCCTGACGACGACGACGAGGCCGCCATGAGACTGGCCGAGAGCCAGCCTCAGCCCCGTCCCATCCCTGCCGAGGCTGACGCCCTCCTTTCCTTGATGGATGTCTGTACGTCTGCAGCCGTACGTACCACCGCCATCGTCGTGTCCGATGCACAGGAAGCTGAGAGTTCATTCCGGGATGCAGATATAAAGATGAAGGAAGCTGCACTCACGTTGCTTTCCATGGATCCAGATCAGGCGGTTTTGCAAAGTTTTGTCGCTGAAGATTCACATGTTTCTGAGCAGCCAATGGAGTCTTTGGCATCAGATCTGGTTAATGCGACAAGTGCGAAAGAGGCAGCCGACAACCACACTGAAGGTAGTGCTTTTTGTATTCACTCGTTTGTCTTCCAGATTATGCAAATATCCCTTTCTTTTGTGTTTAATCTGTTCTCAAGGCTACAGATTTGGGCTTTGTGATTGAATTGGTCCGGATTATTCGGTAGCTTATCTAGATAGCAAAGCGATCAGTGTTCTGTTAATGGTCAAGATTTTGCTTTTATTGCCcatgttttcctttttcacCTCTGGATTATGCAGTTGATATCGATGTTGCCTCTCTGGGTTCTGGATAATGTTCAaccatgttatttttttttcttcagctttaGCCAACACAGCCATCGAAGTAAAAGCCCCAGATACGGTGTCAGAGGCCGCAACATCTGAGGTGAGATTCATTATCATATCTGGTACAGATTTTGTCTTTACCTCTACAGTATTCATGTGGCAAGTGTATTTAACAGGACAGGTACCAAATGACCTTGAATGTGTCCATATGTTCAGATCATCAACGACGAAACTGAATCAAAAGCGAAGTCTGATGTTTGTAAACCAGAAATGTCTGCTATCGACGAACCAGCTGGAGAATCCAGTAAGTCTAGCTGTTTACCTTCTGTGTCTAATCAGCGAAATTTGGGAATTATTCACTGGGATGTGAtcagggctgggcgataaaacgataacgatatgtattgtgatagacacgtgatcgatatcaataaaaaaaatgcgttcgatattttttatacttCGCCAGAAGAAAACAGGATGCGAAGCAAGTTTgattgcattaacaaaggcactcgctctctggtaacctagcaacgtagggagtgacacgctaacagccaaccTTGTAACAGTATCGTGTTTGGTTGAGCCAAATCGTCatctcgtgctggtctgctggatccctcttcagtaaccggcgactgataagcagaaaatgagctgCAGCGAGTCAGACCGATGTcgtctgcaaattatgcaagacCGGCGTCCCcgctattttattacactttatttagcatttcttacattttcttttattttgcaccttaaatgttaagagataattgttaagtgttcattgtttACATAAGTCTAAAGTAATGTTACGTAATGATTTGAGTTTTCCtctttgttgacatttctgtcttaataagtaaggggattctgatcagaggaaggttaagttttaaaataaaaatgttgaaatgtaatacatttttctcctttaaatgggtcataaaaaatagcactaattatcgatatcgaccgatatgaaaccctgatatcgtgatacagttttcagccgtatcgcccagccctagatGTGATATACTTTCAATATTCAATATAGACCCACAATTTGTTTTACTGCTTTTAGCTGAGATCGATGCCTGCCCAATACGTACACGCAGTTTGAGTGAGCACATGCATACAGCCGAGGCCACAAAGGTAAGGCTGCCTACTCGTAACTAAAATGTCCTTTTGTTTTACATTGATGTTGAAATCTGAATGTGTGATTTTTCACATTACAAGAAATTTAAAGTCTGCTGTGGGTCTGACTACAGAGTGAAACGGAGAACACTGTGCGAGAGGTTCAGGCACAGGTGGCAGAGGCTCAGGAGGCACAGGCGCACGTGGCAAGGGCTCAGGAGGTGCACGTGACAGAGGCTCAGGAGGTGCACGTGACAGAGGCTCAGGAGGCACAGGCGCACGTGACAGAGGCTCAGGAGGTGCACGTGACAGAGGCTCAGGAGGTGCACGTGACAGAGGCTCAGGAGGCACAGGCGCACGTGACAGAGGCTCAGGAGGCACAGGCGCACGTGGCAGAGGCTCAGGAGGCACAGGCGCACGTGACAGAGGCTCAGGAGGCACAGGCGCACGTGACAGAGGCTCAGGAGGCACAGGCGCACGTGGCAGAGGCTCAGGAGGCACAGGCGCACATGGCAGAGGCTCAGGAGGCACAGGCGCACATGGCAGAGGCTCAGGAGGCACAGGCGCACGTGGCAGAGGCTCAGGAGGCACAGGCGCACGTGGCAGAGGCTCAGGAGGCACAGGCGCACATGGCAGAGGCTCAGGAGGCACAGGCGCACGTGGCAGAGGCTCAGGAGGCACAGGCGCACATGGCAGAGGCTCAGGAGGCACAGGCGCACGTGGCGGAGGCACAGGAGCACGTGGCGGAGGCTCAGGAGGCACAGACGCACGTGGCAAAGGCTCAGGAGGCACAGACGCACGTGGCAGAGGCTCAGGAGGCACAGGAGGCGCACGTGGCAGAGGCACAGGAGGCGCACGTGGCAGAGGCTCAGGAGGCGCACGTGGCAGAGGCTCAGGAGGCACAGGCGCACGTGGCAGAGGCTCTGGAGGCACAGGCGCACGTGGCAGAGGCACAGGCACACATGGCAGAGGCTCAGGAGGCACAGGCGCATGTTGCAGATGCTCAGGAGGCACAGGCGCACGTGGCAGATGCTCAGGAGTCCCAGGCTCAGGAGTCCCAGGCTCAGGAGTCCCAGGCTCAGGAGTCCCAGGCTCAGGAGTCCCAGGCTCAGGAGTCCCAGGCTCAGGAGTCCCAGGCTCAGGAGTCCCAGGCTCAGGAGTCCCAGGCTCAGGAGTCCCAGGCTCAGGAGTCCCAGGCTCAGGAGTCCCAGGCTCAGGAGTCCCAGGCTCAGGAGTCCCAGGCTCAGGAGTCCCAGGCTCAGGAGTCCCAGGCTCAGGAGTCCCAGGCTCAGGAGTCCCAGGCTCAGGAGTCCCAGGCTCAGGAGTCCCAGGCTCAGGAGTCCCAGGCTCAGGAGTCCCAGGCTCAGGAGTCCCAGCCAGAGATACCAGAGGTTCAATTGCAGGAGGCAAAAACTCAGGAGTCCCAGATACAGGCACAGGAACCTCAGA is a genomic window of Tachysurus fulvidraco isolate hzauxx_2018 chromosome 15, HZAU_PFXX_2.0, whole genome shotgun sequence containing:
- the bod1l1 gene encoding biorientation of chromosomes in cell division protein 1-like 1 isoform X3, which codes for MAALPPGDPQLVAMIVNHLKTQGLFDQFRRDCLADVDTKPAYLHLRQRVDNFVSNHLSNHTWSPQLNKNQLRNSIRQLVLQSGLLEQGVDRIVAQVVDPKVQHIFRPQVEHVVRQFLSPGNHLEEEPVHGLAQVMENQEAQLLSPAITSAPASDFTPCQSHDPSFIKPHDGGEEDMSLVEEDEKEGERTKEEEEQEGKFVGDEDEASKERVKEEESQDETEMEVDQEREKQEEVKKEQEEEMREEEEEGKEKKGEDKERKGEDGKDKKGSGKNREESGTDKLHIRQKARERLKEEYSLEDSDLEGLSDITVSSVHTSDLSSFDDESEDEEPPSESTEEGEITSEDEKVQKKATGDESDENKEKRPRGSRQGYIHKPFLYSRYYSDSDDEVTVEQRRRSAAKDKEERLLKRQQNRERFEEKRRQKAVQAELHEKEKLEVQRPQAKEARKEKKVLEKKVALSRKRKRDSRKEEDRGSKKKSDGDPESVKKDDATKSKSIPPKPVKKLSEEEQRRRKSFSEDSCEPRKILDRNRTHSFILDLELGTEEALRQRGGGKNERHARREKERKENEKERGASDERARYKQKPESKKGGDSAAEEKEGVVSKGPVDDKVEKKGSKVKGDKKGSVPTREGRLIVTEGSAPEEGTAKDLKKEKIPSETTKEKIKGVKLGIKADSKQQHRPDPTVPTEERSEGEAAIDFNRKKDKQAKDILKRSKSHPEVKSLDKVNARQDGKDVGAGRKDKSCTSEAPKHSSDTKTKNSEAGPKVKSVSEKTRSKSRDDLKPQSPLLAKTDKKSQGQEARDKAGTAPCKTEFSKEKKKEGAMKEYRRVSEDRVEKLKDAKSTKKTSEKKAKENIENEKRVSEADDLSSSSSAPSAVAEEVQNGDEIASQPTGSQAQQVSESLTTSDLTTQQDSDSLGESDLRTSQVLESFTESPVSTAQGMDSAVESNSTDQYNSESLRRSDLTSDSQAMDTVSDPAALQSTDVEINLPAPQTMETEPEPSKSQAVDTESDLASPHASAAKSDLASPPVCEVPKKSPEELQGEPTESGFATTPLLQSSVSAFTVHHTETSDVKSKADLATPQSSDSTPASLLKVPESSDSIPESDLTVARQVFQGPDALPNPVPADANSTSVPDDMYDALSDITPDPDDDDEAAMRLAESQPQPRPIPAEADALLSLMDVCTSAAVRTTAIVVSDAQEAESSFRDADIKMKEAALTLLSMDPDQAVLQSFVAEDSHVSEQPMESLASDLVNATSAKEAADNHTEALANTAIEVKAPDTVSEAATSEIINDETESKAKSDVCKPEMSAIDEPAGESTEIDACPIRTRSLSEHMHTAEATKSETENTVREVQAQVAEAQEAQAHVARAQEVHVTEAQEVHVTEAQEAQAHVTEAQEAQAHVTEAQEAQAHVAEAQEAQAHVTEAQEAQAHVTEAQEAQAHVAEAQEAQAHMAEAQEAQAHMAEAQEAQAHVAEAQEAQAHVAEAQEAQAHMAEAQEAQAHVAEAQEAQAHMAEAQEAQAHVAEAQEHVAEAQEAQTHVAKAQEAQTHVAEAQEAQEAHVAEAQEAHVAEAQEAHVAEAQEAQAHVAEALEAQAHVAEAQAHMAEAQEAQAHVADAQEAQAHVADAQESQAQESQAQESQAQESQAQESQAQESQAQESQAQESQAQESQAQESQAQESQAQESQAQESQAQESQAQESQAQESQAQESQAQESQAQESQAQESQAQESQAQESQAQESQPEIPEVQLQEAKTQESQIQAQEPQTHEAQEMQKSQVQETRAEELQVQQKQSPAEKAIQTQETQVQHLEEVQEAQVEGAKAPEANSPDSQTQEENAPDAEVTSVPEVQSQEAPTPPARRGRRPKLVKASSTSKSDGQEEDKSDVSEVDEGRATRKGRRSNQRAAFTKDTASKPQTSQKAKDTEASKQSQKNSEDEEVDEGGRTTQQRSSKVSDSSEKEASSKPEEAEPTEEEVEQKEVRKRRRSGAQTAAVAKPALRRKKSDQAEDLEKVGNETAAEERDEEPVKRARQDSESVTEEEEEGNEEKKEDDRDTESSKDKAEDQEPVRKTPRRGRSSKNTSNIDDPATSEKKEGETETGDDDEKQEEEETKIRATTRSASRLEAEKNKLNKPSTRAVSKLSGKEESSPNTRSSRSQSATAVKGRKGDSSSPTPRTRAGNKSEEPPSKRTKR
- the bod1l1 gene encoding biorientation of chromosomes in cell division protein 1-like 1 isoform X2 translates to MAALPPGDPQLVAMIVNHLKTQGLFDQFRRDCLADVDTKPAYLHLRQRVDNFVSNHLSNHTWSPQLNKNQLRNSIRQLVLQSGLLEQGVDRIVAQVVDPKVQHIFRPQVEHVVRQFLSPGNHLEEEPVHGLAQVMENQEAQLLSPAITSAPASDFTPCQSHDPSFIKPHDGGEEDMSLVEEDEKEGERTKEEEEQEGKFVGDEDEASKERVKEEESQDETEMEVDQEREKQEEVKKEQEEEMREEEEEGKEKKGEDKERKGEDGKDKKGSGKNREESGTDKLHIRQKARERLKEEYSLEDSDLEGLSDITVSSVHTSDLSSFDDESEDEEPPSESTEEGEITSEDEKVQKKATGDESDENKEKRPRGSRQGYIHKPFLYSRYYSDSDDEVTVEQRRRSAAKDKEERLLKRQQNRERFEEKRRQKAVQAELHEKEKLEVQRPQAKEARKEKKVLEKKVALSRKRKRDSRKEEDRGSKKKSDGDPESVKKDDATKSKSIPPKPVKKLSEEEQRRRKSFSEDSCEPRKILDRNRTHSFILDLELGTEEALRQRGGGKNERHARREKERKENEKERGASDERARYKQKPESKKGGDSAAEEKEGVVSKGPVDDKVEKKGSKVKGDKKGSVPTREGRLIVTEGSAPEEGTAKDLKKEKIPSETTKEKIKGVKLGIKADSKQQHRPDPTVPTEERSEGEAAIDFNRKKDKQAKDILKRSKSHPEVKSLDKVNARQDGKDVGAGRKDKSCTSEAPKHSSDTKTKNSEAGPKVKSVSEKTRSKSRDDLKPQSPLLAKTDKKSQGQEARDKAGTAPCKTEFSKEKKKEGAMKEYRRVSEDRVEKLKDAKSTKKTSEKKAKENIENEKRVSEADDLSSSSSAPSAVAEEVQNGDEIASQPTGSQAQQVSESLTTSDLTTQQDSDSLGESDLRTSQVLESFTESPVSTAQGMDSAVESNSTDQYNSESLRRSDLTSDSQAMDTVSDPAALQSTDVEINLPAPQTMETEPEPSKSQAVDTESDLASPPVCEVPKKSPEELQGEPTESGFATTPLLQSSVSAFTVHHTETSDVKSKADLATPQSSDSTPASLLKVPESSDSIPESDLTVARQVFQGPDALPNPVPADANSTSVPDDMYDALSDITPDPDDDDEAAMRLAESQPQPRPIPAEADALLSLMDVCTSAAVRTTAIVVSDAQEAESSFRDADIKMKEAALTLLSMDPDQAVLQSFVAEDSHVSEQPMESLASDLVNATSAKEAADNHTEALANTAIEVKAPDTVSEAATSEIINDETESKAKSDVCKPEMSAIDEPAGESTEIDACPIRTRSLSEHMHTAEATKSETENTVREVQAQVAEAQEAQAHVARAQEVHVTEAQEVHVTEAQEAQAHVTEAQEVHVTEAQEVHVTEAQEAQAHVTEAQEAQAHVAEAQEAQAHVTEAQEAQAHVTEAQEAQAHVAEAQEAQAHMAEAQEAQAHMAEAQEAQAHVAEAQEAQAHVAEAQEAQAHMAEAQEAQAHVAEAQEAQAHMAEAQEAQAHVAEAQEHVAEAQEAQTHVAKAQEAQTHVAEAQEAQEAHVAEAQEAHVAEAQEAHVAEAQEAQAHVAEALEAQAHVAEAQAHMAEAQEAQAHVADAQEAQAHVADAQESQAQESQAQESQAQESQAQESQAQESQAQESQAQESQAQESQAQESQAQESQAQESQAQESQAQESQAQESQAQESQAQESQAQESQAQESQAQESQAQESQAQESQAQESQPEIPEVQLQEAKTQESQIQAQEPQTHEAQEMQKSQVQETRAEELQVQQKQSPAEKAIQTQETQVQHLEEVQEAQVEGAKAPEANSPDSQTQEENAPDAEVTSVPEVQSQEAPTPPARRGRRPKLVKASSTSKSDGQEEDKSDVSEVDEGRATRKGRRSNQRAAFTKDTASKPQTSQKAKDTEASKQSQKNSEDEEVDEGGRTTQQRSSKVSDSSEKEASSKPEEAEPTEEEVEQKEVRKRRRSGAQTAAVAKPALRRKKSDQAEDLEKVGNETAAEERDEEPVKRARQDSESVTEEEEEGNEEKKEDDRDTESSKDKAEDQEPVRKTPRRGRSSKNTSNIDDPATSEKKEGETETGDDDEKQEEEETKIRATTRSASRLEAEKNKLNKPSTRAVSKLSGKEESSPNTRSSRSQSATAVKGRKGDSSSPTPRTRAGNKSEEPPSKRTKR
- the bod1l1 gene encoding biorientation of chromosomes in cell division protein 1-like 1 isoform X4, with amino-acid sequence MAALPPGDPQLVAMIVNHLKTQGLFDQFRRDCLADVDTKPAYLHLRQRVDNFVSNHLSNHTWSPQLNKNQLRNSIRQLVLQSGLLEQGVDRIVAQVVDPKVQHIFRPQVEHVVRQFLSPGNHLEEEPVHGLAQVMENQEAQLLSPAITSAPASDFTPCQSHDPSFIKPHDGGEEDMSLVEEDEKEGERTKEEEEQEGKFVGDEDEASKERVKEEESQDETEMEVDQEREKQEEVKKEQEEEMREEEEEGKEKKGEDKERKGEDGKDKKGSGKNREESGTDKLHIRQKARERLKEEYSLEDSDLEGLSDITVSSVHTSDLSSFDDESEDEEPPSESTEEGEITSEDEKVQKKATGDESDENKEKRPRGSRQGYIHKPFLYSRYYSDSDDEVTVEQRRRSAAKDKEERLLKRQQNRERFEEKRRQKAVQAELHEKEKLEVQRPQAKEARKEKKVLEKKVALSRKRKRDSRKEEDRGSKKKSDGDPESVKKDDATKSKSIPPKPVKKLSEEEQRRRKSFSEDSCEPRKILDRNRTHSFILDLELGTEEALRQRGGGKNERHARREKERKENEKERGASDERARYKQKPESKKGGDSAAEEKEGVVSKGPVDDKVEKKGSKVKGDKKGSVPTREGRLIVTEGSAPEEGTAKDLKKEKIPSETTKEKIKGVKLGIKADSKQQHRPDPTVPTEERSEGEAAIDFNRKKDKQAKDILKRSKSHPEVKSLDKVNARQDGKDVGAGRKDKSCTSEAPKHSSDTKTKNSEAGPKVKSVSEKTRSKSRDDLKPQSPLLAKTDKKSQGQEARDKAGTAPCKTEFSKEKKKEGAMKEYRRVSEDRVEKLKDAKSTKKTSEKKAKENIENEKRVSEADDLSSSSSAPSAVAEEVQNGDEIASQPTGSQAQQVSESLTTSDLTTQQDSDSLGESDLRTSQVLESFTESPVSTAQGMDSAVESNSTDQYNSESLRRSDLTSDSQAMDTVSDPAALQSTDVEINLPAPQTMETEPEPSKSQAVDTESDLASPHASAAKSDLASPPVCEVPKKSPEELQGEPTESGFATTPLLQSSVSAFTVHHTETSDVKSKADLATPQSSDSTPASLLKVPESSDSIPESDLTVARQVFQGPDALPNPVPADANSTSVPDDMYDALSDITPDPDDDDEAAMRLAESQPQPRPIPAEADALLSLMDVCTSAAVRTTAIVVSDAQEAESSFRDADIKMKEAALTLLSMDPDQAVLQSFVAEDSHVSEQPMESLASDLVNATSAKEAADNHTEALANTAIEVKAPDTVSEAATSEIINDETESKAKSDVCKPEMSAIDEPAGESTEIDACPIRTRSLSEHMHTAEATKSETENTVREVQAQVAEAQEAQAHVARAQEVHVTEAQEVHVTEAQEAQAHVTEAQEAQAHVAEAQEAQAHVTEAQEAQAHVTEAQEAQAHVAEAQEAQAHMAEAQEAQAHMAEAQEAQAHVAEAQEAQAHVAEAQEAQAHMAEAQEAQAHVAEAQEAQAHMAEAQEAQAHVAEAQEHVAEAQEAQTHVAKAQEAQTHVAEAQEAQEAHVAEAQEAHVAEAQEAHVAEAQEAQAHVAEALEAQAHVAEAQAHMAEAQEAQAHVADAQEAQAHVADAQESQAQESQAQESQAQESQAQESQAQESQAQESQAQESQAQESQAQESQAQESQAQESQAQESQAQESQAQESQAQESQAQESQAQESQAQESQAQESQAQESQAQESQAQESQPEIPEVQLQEAKTQESQIQAQEPQTHEAQEMQKSQVQETRAEELQVQQKQSPAEKAIQTQETQVQHLEEVQEAQVEGAKAPEANSPDSQTQEENAPDAEVTSVPEVQSQEAPTPPARRGRRPKLVKASSTSKSDGQEEDKSDVSEVDEGRATRKGRRSNQRAAFTKDTASKPQTSQKAKDTEASKQSQKNSEDEEVDEGGRTTQQRSSKVSDSSEKEASSKPEEAEPTEEEVEQKEVRKRRRSGAQTAAVAKPALRRKKSDQAEDLEKVGNETAAEERDEEPVKRARQDSESVTEEEEEGNEEKKEDDRDTESSKDKAEDQEPVRKTPRRGRSSKNTSNIDDPATSEKKEGETETGDDDEKQEEEETKIRATTRSASRLEAEKNKLNKPSTRAVSKLSGKEESSPNTRSSRSQSATAVKGRKGDSSSPTPRTRAGNKSEEPPSKRTKR
- the bod1l1 gene encoding biorientation of chromosomes in cell division protein 1-like 1 isoform X1, translated to MAALPPGDPQLVAMIVNHLKTQGLFDQFRRDCLADVDTKPAYLHLRQRVDNFVSNHLSNHTWSPQLNKNQLRNSIRQLVLQSGLLEQGVDRIVAQVVDPKVQHIFRPQVEHVVRQFLSPGNHLEEEPVHGLAQVMENQEAQLLSPAITSAPASDFTPCQSHDPSFIKPHDGGEEDMSLVEEDEKEGERTKEEEEQEGKFVGDEDEASKERVKEEESQDETEMEVDQEREKQEEVKKEQEEEMREEEEEGKEKKGEDKERKGEDGKDKKGSGKNREESGTDKLHIRQKARERLKEEYSLEDSDLEGLSDITVSSVHTSDLSSFDDESEDEEPPSESTEEGEITSEDEKVQKKATGDESDENKEKRPRGSRQGYIHKPFLYSRYYSDSDDEVTVEQRRRSAAKDKEERLLKRQQNRERFEEKRRQKAVQAELHEKEKLEVQRPQAKEARKEKKVLEKKVALSRKRKRDSRKEEDRGSKKKSDGDPESVKKDDATKSKSIPPKPVKKLSEEEQRRRKSFSEDSCEPRKILDRNRTHSFILDLELGTEEALRQRGGGKNERHARREKERKENEKERGASDERARYKQKPESKKGGDSAAEEKEGVVSKGPVDDKVEKKGSKVKGDKKGSVPTREGRLIVTEGSAPEEGTAKDLKKEKIPSETTKEKIKGVKLGIKADSKQQHRPDPTVPTEERSEGEAAIDFNRKKDKQAKDILKRSKSHPEVKSLDKVNARQDGKDVGAGRKDKSCTSEAPKHSSDTKTKNSEAGPKVKSVSEKTRSKSRDDLKPQSPLLAKTDKKSQGQEARDKAGTAPCKTEFSKEKKKEGAMKEYRRVSEDRVEKLKDAKSTKKTSEKKAKENIENEKRVSEADDLSSSSSAPSAVAEEVQNGDEIASQPTGSQAQQVSESLTTSDLTTQQDSDSLGESDLRTSQVLESFTESPVSTAQGMDSAVESNSTDQYNSESLRRSDLTSDSQAMDTVSDPAALQSTDVEINLPAPQTMETEPEPSKSQAVDTESDLASPHASAAKSDLASPPVCEVPKKSPEELQGEPTESGFATTPLLQSSVSAFTVHHTETSDVKSKADLATPQSSDSTPASLLKVPESSDSIPESDLTVARQVFQGPDALPNPVPADANSTSVPDDMYDALSDITPDPDDDDEAAMRLAESQPQPRPIPAEADALLSLMDVCTSAAVRTTAIVVSDAQEAESSFRDADIKMKEAALTLLSMDPDQAVLQSFVAEDSHVSEQPMESLASDLVNATSAKEAADNHTEALANTAIEVKAPDTVSEAATSEIINDETESKAKSDVCKPEMSAIDEPAGESTEIDACPIRTRSLSEHMHTAEATKSETENTVREVQAQVAEAQEAQAHVARAQEVHVTEAQEVHVTEAQEAQAHVTEAQEVHVTEAQEVHVTEAQEAQAHVTEAQEAQAHVAEAQEAQAHVTEAQEAQAHVTEAQEAQAHVAEAQEAQAHMAEAQEAQAHMAEAQEAQAHVAEAQEAQAHVAEAQEAQAHMAEAQEAQAHVAEAQEAQAHMAEAQEAQAHVAEAQEHVAEAQEAQTHVAKAQEAQTHVAEAQEAQEAHVAEAQEAHVAEAQEAHVAEAQEAQAHVAEALEAQAHVAEAQAHMAEAQEAQAHVADAQEAQAHVADAQESQAQESQAQESQAQESQAQESQAQESQAQESQAQESQAQESQAQESQAQESQAQESQAQESQAQESQAQESQAQESQAQESQAQESQAQESQAQESQAQESQAQESQAQESQPEIPEVQLQEAKTQESQIQAQEPQTHEAQEMQKSQVQETRAEELQVQQKQSPAEKAIQTQETQVQHLEEVQEAQVEGAKAPEANSPDSQTQEENAPDAEVTSVPEVQSQEAPTPPARRGRRPKLVKASSTSKSDGQEEDKSDVSEVDEGRATRKGRRSNQRAAFTKDTASKPQTSQKAKDTEASKQSQKNSEDEEVDEGGRTTQQRSSKVSDSSEKEASSKPEEAEPTEEEVEQKEVRKRRRSGAQTAAVAKPALRRKKSDQAEDLEKVGNETAAEERDEEPVKRARQDSESVTEEEEEGNEEKKEDDRDTESSKDKAEDQEPVRKTPRRGRSSKNTSNIDDPATSEKKEGETETGDDDEKQEEEETKIRATTRSASRLEAEKNKLNKPSTRAVSKLSGKEESSPNTRSSRSQSATAVKGRKGDSSSPTPRTRAGNKSEEPPSKRTKR